The following are encoded in a window of Castanea sativa cultivar Marrone di Chiusa Pesio chromosome 9, ASM4071231v1 genomic DNA:
- the LOC142610029 gene encoding F-box/kelch-repeat protein At3g23880-like — translation MEMLSQRLDDDVVFDVLTRVPVKSLIRFRCVSKSWYSTISSSIFITAHLHRAKSSSANNNNNNGGYLLYSPFPEELNFSSYNKELCTVSYNSDRSLTHISRFRVPFPYDFMVSFCNGMLCLNSIKGRGNVIYLWNPSIRKFKKLLATPLTYPFHDVVVGLAYHSQNNDYKILRIVPYKVSRGCGSEVPAIEAEIYTLSTDLWRRVVISVESFCGSRPNIGCIDDIHESFCIFFNGALHSIACCRDYNFILSFDVDDERFHEILLPPNYLDGVCGQVECLTVFKGSLALIVFGKTLPEGSDLCHLWVMKEYGVAESWTRKSLPIENVAQFFGCTVNGELLIEKFNHCNILSFEPESLSEEILRIPELGCMIYTADFVESLVLLDGVNISSQYENQQVGVFSKALMFLKSILKSH, via the coding sequence ATGGAAATGCTGTCCCAGCGTCTCGACGACGACGTCGTATTCGACGTCCTGACTCGAGTGCCAGTGAAATCCCTAATTCGATTCAGGTGCGTTTCCAAATCCTGGTATTCCACTATCTCCAGCTCCATTTTCATTACCGCACACCTCCACCGAGCTAAATCATCATCagccaacaacaacaacaacaatggtgGTTATCTGTTGTATTCACCTTTTCCAGAAGAATTAAACTTTTCATCTTACAATAAAGAATTGTGTACAGTTTCTTACAATAGCGACCGCTCGTTGACCCACATTTCTAGATTTCGAGTCCCCTTTCCTTATGACTTCATGGTTAGCTTCTGTAATGGCATGCTCTGCCTTAACAGTATTAAGGGTCGGGGCAATGTAATATATTTGTGGAACCCAAGCATTAGAAAGTTTAAGAAGCTTCTAGCTACTCCCTTGACTTACCCTTTTCATGATGTGGTTGTTGGACTTGCCTACCATTCTCAAAACAATGACTACAAGATTCTCAGAATTGTGCCTTATAAAGTGTCACGTGGATGTGGGTCAGAAGTTCCGGCAATTGAGGCCGAGATTTACACTTTGAGCACTGATTTGTGGAGAAGGGTTGTAATATCCGTGGAGTCATTTTGTGGGTCTAGACCCAATATTGGATGTATTGATGATATTCATGAATCattctgtattttttttaatggagctCTGCACTCTATAGCATGTTGTCGGGATTACAATTTCATTTTGTCCTTTGATGTCGATGATGAGAGATTCCATGAGATTTTGCTACCTCCAAATTATTTAGATGGAGTTTGTGGACAAGTGGAATGTCTTACCGTGTTCAAGGGATCTCTGGCTTTGATTGTTTTCGGTAAAACTCTACCTGAGGGGAGTGACCTATGCCACTTATGGGTGATGAAGGAGTATGGTGTGGCCGAGTCTTGGACTAGGAAAAGTTTACCGATAGAAAATGTTGCACAGTTCTTTGGCTGCACTGTCAATGGGGAACTTCTGATTGAGAAGTTTAACCATTGTAATATCCTTTCATTTGAACCTGAGAGCTTAAGTGAGGAAATTCTTAGAATTCCTGAGCTTGGATGTATGATTTACACAGCTGATTTTGTGGAGAGCCTAGTTTTACTTGATGGTGTAAACATCTCATCACAATACGAAAATCAGCAAGTTGGAGTTTTTAGCAAGGCACTGATGTTTTTGAAATCCATATTGAAAAGTCATTAA